The genomic segment GCCCGCGACCGGGTCGAGCAGGTCCCCGCGGCGCAGGTCGAGCTCCGCGCCGGCCAGCGCGGCGTTGAAGGCGGCGAAGGCGAGCGCGCGCGAGGAGGTGTCGGTCGCCGTCACGGACGCCGCGTGGCGCGCGGCGTGCAGCGCCTGCACGCCGCTGCCCGTGCCGACGTCGAGGACGCGGGCGACGGGGGTGCGCACCGCCAGGCGGGCGAGGGACGTCGAGGCGCCGCCCACGCCCAGCACGTGGTCCGTGCCCAGCGGGCCGCCGGTGGCGAGCTCGCCGAGGTCGGAGGCGAGCCACCAGTGCGCCTGCCCCGCCGCGTCGACGGCCGCGTACGGGCGCAGGTCGACCAGGGCGCGCACCTCGTCCCCCTCGCCGGCGCCGGCGGCCTCGACCAGGCCCAGGCGCTGCGCGCCCGCCGCGCCCGCGGTGGGCAGGGCGCGGTCGAGCACCGCGCGGGGCACCGGATCCCCCAGCACGAACAGCGAGGTCAGCGCCGCGACGTCGCCCGCCGGGCCGCCGCGGGCGCGGGCGAGCGCCCGGCGCGCCGGAACGGGCTGGTCGCGCAGCAGGGCGCCGGCCGCCACCGGGCCGAGCAGCCCGGTGACGGCGTCGACCGTCCACCCGGCGGCGTGCAGGTCCGCGCGCAGCGCCGCGAGCGGGCCCGGCTCCGCGCGCGGCGGCGGGGGCGGGGTCAGCCGGCCCCCTCAGTCGACCGCGCGCTCGCCGGCCCTCGCCCGGGGCTCGGCGGCCCCGGCGGGGACGGCGCCCGTGCGCTCCCGGCCCGCGCCGGGTGCACCAGCGCCGTCCCGGCCCGCGCCGTCCCGACCCGCGCCGTCGCGCGCGTCCCCGGCGTCGAGGTCGTCCGCGCCGTCCGGGCCGGCGCCGTCGACCGCGAGGGCGTCCGGGTCCTCGTCGTCGCCGATGGCGGTCGAGCGCTGCTTGGAGACGAAGACCGCGGCGACGATGACGAGCACGGCCGCGGCGGCGATGCCGAGCCGCACGACGCGGCTGTCGCCGGCGCCGAGGCTGAAGTAGACGACCGCAGGCAGGATGAGGATCGCCACGAGGTTCATGACCTTCAGCAGCGGGTTGATGGCCGGGCCCGCGGTGTCCTTGAACGGGTCGCCGACGGTGTCGCCGATCACCGTGGCCGCGTGCGCCTCGGAGCCCTTCCCGCCGAAGTGGCCGTCCTCCACGATCTTCTTCGCGTTGTCCCAGGCGCCGCCGGAGTTGGCGAGGAAGACGGCCATCAGGCACCCGGTGCCGATCGCGCCGGCGAGGAAGCCGGCGAGGGCGCTGACGCCGAGGCCGAAGCCGACGGCCACGGGCGCGAGGATCGCCAGCAGGCCGGGGGTGGCCAGCTCGCGCAGGGAGTCGCGGGTGCAGATGTCGACGACGCGGCCGTAGTCGGGCCGCTCCGTGCGGTCCATGATCCCCGGCTTGGTGCGGAACTGGCGGCGCACCTCGAAGACGATCGCGCCGGCCGCGCGGGTGACGGCGTCGATGGCGAGGCCGGAGAAGAGGAAGACCACCGCGGCGCCGAGCAGGAGGCCCACCAGCACCGACGGCGACGTGACGAAGTAGTTGAGCAGCGAGTTCGCGAGGCGCTCGGAGGGCTGCTCGGTCAGGGTCGGGATCGCCGCCTGCACGGCCTCGTTGACCGTGTTGGTGAAGGAGCCGAACAGCGCCGTGGCGGCCAGCACGGCCGTCGCGATCGCGATGCCCTTGGTGATGGCCTTCGTGGTGTTGCCCACGGCGTCCAGCTCCGTCAGCGTTCGCGCACCGTCCTCGTCGACGTCCCCCGACATCTCCGCGATGCCCTGGGCGTTGTCGCTGACCGGGCCGAAGGTGTCCATCGCGACGATCACGCCGACGGTGGTCAGCAGGCCGCAGCCGGCGAGCGCGACGAGGAAGAGCGCGAGCGTGACGGCGCCGTCGGCGAGCAGGAAGGCCAGCAGCACCGCGCCCGCGATGATCAGCGTGGTGTAGACGGCCGAGGTGAAGCCGACGCCGATGCCCGAGAGCACGACGGTGGCCGGGCCGGTCAGGGACGTGCGGGCCACCTCGCGGGTGGGCCGCGAGTCGGTGCCGGTGAAGTAGCCGGTGATCCACAGGATGACGACGGCCAGCAGGATGCCGACCCACACCGCGGCCGTGGCCAGGACCCGCGGGTCCTGGGTCAGCGCCGCGGACTCCTGGCCGACGCCGGTCAGGCCGGCGAAGCTGTCGGGGAGGTAGGCGAAGGCGGCGACGGCGCAGCCCAGGGCCGCGACGGCCGCGGAGACGTAGAAGCCGCGCTGGATGGCGGCCAGGCCGCCCTCCCCGGAGCGGGCGCGGATGAGGAAGACGCCCAGCACCGCGGTCAGGGCGCCGACCGCGGGCACGATGAGCGGGAAGACCAGGCCCTCGGCGCCGAAGACGGAGCGGCCGAGGATGAGCGCGGCCACGAGGGTGACGGCGTAGGACTCGAACAGGTCCGCCGCCATGCCCGCGCAGTCGCCGACGTTGTCGCCGACGTTGTCGGCGATGGTCGCGGCGTTGCGGGGGTCGTCCTCGGGGATGCCCTGCTCGACCTTGCCGACCAGGTCGGCGCCGACGTCGGCGGCCTTGGTGAAGATGCCGCCGCCGACGCGCATGAACATCGCCAGCAGCGCGGCGCCGAAGCCGAAGCCCTCCAGCACCGCCGGGGCGTCGTCGCGGTAGACCAGCACGACGAGCGCGGCGCCGAGCAGGCCCAGGCCCACCGTGGCCATGCCCACGGTGCCGCCGGTGCGGATCGCCAGGCGCATCCCGGTGGCCCGGCCGCCGGCCTCGCGGGCGGCGGCGGCGACGCGCACGTTGGCGCGCACGGCCAGCGACATGCCGAGGTAGCCGATCAGCGCGGAGAACAGCGCCCCGAAGAGGAAGGCGATGCTGCGCCCCAGCTTGACGCCGCCCTCGCCCGGCAGCAGGTACAGCAGGGCCACGACCGGCAGGACGAAGACGCCGAGGGTGCGGAACTGGCGCCGCAGGTAGGCGCTGGCGCCCTCCTGGACGGCGCGCCCGATCTCCTGCATGCGCTCGGTGCCCTCGCCGGCGGCGAGCACCTGGCGGCGGAAGACGAACGCCATCACCAGGCCGGCGAGGGCGATGGCGGCGATCACCAGGACGAGCGCGCGGTCGCCGCCCTGCACGGACGCGACGTCAGCGGTCGACGCGGCCTGCACCAGGGGGGCTCCTGCGGCACTGGTCTGCCCGAGCATCCGTCCTCCTCGACGAGGTCAGGCGGGACGCTCCCCGGGTGGCCTCGTGGCACCGGGCGGGGAGCGCGGTGGTCGCGCGGAGTCTACGCAGGCTCCCCCGGGCGTCCAGGCCCCCGACGGCGGCTCAGGAGCTCGAGGGCGGCAGCCGCCAGGTGAGCCGGACGCACCCGCCGGGGCCGCCCGCGCCGTCGGTGACGGCCACCGCGTCGGCCAGCCCCTCCATGAGCAGCAGCCCGACGTCGTCGCCCGCGACGTCCTCGGCGCCGGCCCCGTCGCGGACCTCGACCACCAGCGCCCCGCCCTCCAGGCGCAGGTCGAGCGCGACGAGGTCGGCGCCGCCCCCGGAGGCGGTGGAGGCCTCGGTGCGCTGCACGGCCCGGCTGCACGCCTCGCCGACGGCCAGGCGCACGCCCTCCAGGGCGGTGTCGTCGAGCCCCGTGCGCCGGGCCACGGCGGTGGTGACCAGCCGCGCCGTGCGCACGTGCTCGGGCAGGGCGGTGAAGCGCAGCTGGACCGGTCCGGCGCCGGGCGGCGAGGGCGCGGTCACGGGCGGGGCGGGAGCGCGGGGACGGCGGGCCGGTCGGGGCTGACGCTCAGGCGCCGGCCTCCCCGCCGGAGGCCGCGACCGCCTCGTCGACGCTGGAGTGGATCGGGAAGACCTTCGTCAGGCCGGTGATGCGGAAGACCTTGAGGATCTTCTCCTGCGTGCACACCAGGTGCAGGGAGCCGTCGTGCGAGCGCACGCGCTTGAGGCCGCCGACCAGGACGCCGAGGCCCGTGGAGTCGAGGAAGTCCACGCCCTCCATGTCCACCACGAGGTGGTGGCGGCCCTCGCCGACCAGGTCGTTGAGGCGCTCGCGCAGCACCGGGGCCGTGTAGACGTCGATCTCGCCGCCGACCTCGACGACGGTGCGGCCGCCCTGCTCGCGACTGGTGACGGACAGGTCCACGCGGACTCCTCGACGGTCTCGGGACGGCTGGGGGTCGCAGGACGGCGTCCCGCGGGGCGGGGGCTCGAGCGACCGGGGCATTCAACCACCCGCCGTGCAGGGCGGCCACGCCGCCGCCGCCGCGCCGCAGCGGCCCGCGCTCGGCCCGCGCTCGGCCCGTCGTCGCCCCGCGGTCGGCCCGTGGTCGCCCCGCGGTGCGACGATGGGGGCGATGAGCGGCCTGGACGTCGCGGTCGAGCGGCTCCTGGCGGCGCCGGGGCGCCGCGAGCGCGTGCTGCACGAGCACCGCTCCCCCGCCCGCGAGGGACGCACCGCGCCGTGGCCGGGGTGGACCGAGCCGGCCCTGCGCTCGGCGCTGGCCGGCGCGGGCGTCGTGGACCTGTGGGAGCACCAGGCGCGCGCCGCCGAGCTGGCGCACGGCGGGCGCTCGGTCGTCGTGGCGACCGGCACGGCGTCCGGCAAGTCGCTGGCCTACCTGCTGCCCGCGCTGACCGACGTGGCGCGGGGCGCGTCCGCGCGCGACGGGCGCGGCGCGACGGCGCTGTACCTAGCCCCCACCAAGGCGCTGGCGGCCGACCAGCTGAGCGGGGTGCGGGCGCTCGCGGTCCCGGGGGTGCGGGCGGCCACCTACGACGGGGACACGCCGGCCGACGAGCGCCGCTGGGTGCGCGACCACGCGGGGTACGTGCTGACCAACCCCGACATGCTGCACCGGTCGCTGCTGCCCGGGCACGCCCGGTGGTCCTCCTTCTTCCGCGCCCTGCGCTACGTGGTGGTGGACGAGTGCCACCGCTACCGGGGCCTGTTCGGCTCCCACGTCGCCGCGGTGCTGCGCCGCCTGCGCCGGGTCGCCGCCCGCTACGGCGCGGACCCGGTCTTCGTCCTCGCCTCCGCGACCGCCGCCGACCCCGCCGAGACGGCGACCCGCCTGGTCGGGGCGCCCGTGGCGGCCGTCACCGAGGACGCCGCCCGCCGCGGCGCCACGCGGTTCTGGCTGTGGGAGCCGCCGCTGCAGCCCGGCACGGGCGAGCACGGCGCCCCCACCCGCCGCTCGGCGACGGCCGAGGCCGCCGACCTGCTCACCGACCTGGTGGTGGACGGCGTGCGCACGGTCGCCTTCGTGCGCTCGCGCCGCGGCGCCGAGGCGGTGGCCGTCTCCGCCCGCCGCGCGCTGGAGGAGGTCTCGCCGGAGCTGTCGCGGCGGGTGGCCGCCTACCGCTCGGGCTACCTGCCCGAGGAGCGGCGCGCCCTGGAGGGCCGCCTGCGCAGCGGGGACCTGCTGGGGGTGGCGTCGACGAACGCGCTGGAGCTGGGGGTGGACGTCTCGGGCCTGGACGCCGTGGTGGTCGCGGGCTGGCCGGGCACGCGCGCGTCGCTGTGGCAGCAGGCGGGGCGGGCCGGGCGCGCGGGCGAGGACGCGCTGGCCGTCTTCGTCGCCGAGGACGACCCCCTGGACACCTTCGTCGTCCACCACCCCGAGGCCGTCTTCGGCGCCCCGGTCGAGAGCACGGTGCTCGACCCCGACAACCCCTACGTCCTCGGGCCGCACCTGTGCGCCGCGGCGGCCGAGCTGCCGCTGACGACGTCCGACCTGGAGCTGTTCGGGCCCTCCGCCGAGCCGGTGCTGCGCCACCTGGTCGCCGGCGGCCTGCTGCGCCGCCGTCCCGGCGGGTGGTTCTGGACCCGCCGGGAGCGCGCGAGCGACCTCGCGGACCTGCGCGGCACCGGCGGGGAGCCGGTGCGGCTCGTCGAGCGCGGCACCGGGCGGGTGCTGGGCAGCGTCGACGCCGGCGCCGCGCACCACGCGGTGCACCCCGGCGCCGTCTACCTGCACCAGGGCGAGGGGTACCTGGTCGAGGAGCTCGACGCGGAGCAGCACGTGGCCCTGCTGCAGCCGGGCGAGGTGGACTGGACCACGTCGGCGCGCGAGGTCACCGACGTGCGCGTGCTGGCCGAGGAGCGGTGGCGCGACTGGGGGCCGGTGCGCCTGAGCACGGGCACCGTGGAGGTGACCAGCCGCGTGACCTCCTACCTGCGCCG from the Quadrisphaera sp. DSM 44207 genome contains:
- a CDS encoding sodium-translocating pyrophosphatase, which translates into the protein MLGQTSAAGAPLVQAASTADVASVQGGDRALVLVIAAIALAGLVMAFVFRRQVLAAGEGTERMQEIGRAVQEGASAYLRRQFRTLGVFVLPVVALLYLLPGEGGVKLGRSIAFLFGALFSALIGYLGMSLAVRANVRVAAAAREAGGRATGMRLAIRTGGTVGMATVGLGLLGAALVVLVYRDDAPAVLEGFGFGAALLAMFMRVGGGIFTKAADVGADLVGKVEQGIPEDDPRNAATIADNVGDNVGDCAGMAADLFESYAVTLVAALILGRSVFGAEGLVFPLIVPAVGALTAVLGVFLIRARSGEGGLAAIQRGFYVSAAVAALGCAVAAFAYLPDSFAGLTGVGQESAALTQDPRVLATAAVWVGILLAVVILWITGYFTGTDSRPTREVARTSLTGPATVVLSGIGVGFTSAVYTTLIIAGAVLLAFLLADGAVTLALFLVALAGCGLLTTVGVIVAMDTFGPVSDNAQGIAEMSGDVDEDGARTLTELDAVGNTTKAITKGIAIATAVLAATALFGSFTNTVNEAVQAAIPTLTEQPSERLANSLLNYFVTSPSVLVGLLLGAAVVFLFSGLAIDAVTRAAGAIVFEVRRQFRTKPGIMDRTERPDYGRVVDICTRDSLRELATPGLLAILAPVAVGFGLGVSALAGFLAGAIGTGCLMAVFLANSGGAWDNAKKIVEDGHFGGKGSEAHAATVIGDTVGDPFKDTAGPAINPLLKVMNLVAILILPAVVYFSLGAGDSRVVRLGIAAAAVLVIVAAVFVSKQRSTAIGDDEDPDALAVDGAGPDGADDLDAGDARDGAGRDGAGRDGAGAPGAGRERTGAVPAGAAEPRARAGERAVD
- a CDS encoding ATP-binding protein, which translates into the protein MTAPSPPGAGPVQLRFTALPEHVRTARLVTTAVARRTGLDDTALEGVRLAVGEACSRAVQRTEASTASGGGADLVALDLRLEGGALVVEVRDGAGAEDVAGDDVGLLLMEGLADAVAVTDGAGGPGGCVRLTWRLPPSSS
- a CDS encoding STAS domain-containing protein, whose translation is MDLSVTSREQGGRTVVEVGGEIDVYTAPVLRERLNDLVGEGRHHLVVDMEGVDFLDSTGLGVLVGGLKRVRSHDGSLHLVCTQEKILKVFRITGLTKVFPIHSSVDEAVAASGGEAGA
- a CDS encoding DEAD/DEAH box helicase; this encodes MGAMSGLDVAVERLLAAPGRRERVLHEHRSPAREGRTAPWPGWTEPALRSALAGAGVVDLWEHQARAAELAHGGRSVVVATGTASGKSLAYLLPALTDVARGASARDGRGATALYLAPTKALAADQLSGVRALAVPGVRAATYDGDTPADERRWVRDHAGYVLTNPDMLHRSLLPGHARWSSFFRALRYVVVDECHRYRGLFGSHVAAVLRRLRRVAARYGADPVFVLASATAADPAETATRLVGAPVAAVTEDAARRGATRFWLWEPPLQPGTGEHGAPTRRSATAEAADLLTDLVVDGVRTVAFVRSRRGAEAVAVSARRALEEVSPELSRRVAAYRSGYLPEERRALEGRLRSGDLLGVASTNALELGVDVSGLDAVVVAGWPGTRASLWQQAGRAGRAGEDALAVFVAEDDPLDTFVVHHPEAVFGAPVESTVLDPDNPYVLGPHLCAAAAELPLTTSDLELFGPSAEPVLRHLVAGGLLRRRPGGWFWTRRERASDLADLRGTGGEPVRLVERGTGRVLGSVDAGAAHHAVHPGAVYLHQGEGYLVEELDAEQHVALLQPGEVDWTTSAREVTDVRVLAEERWRDWGPVRLSTGTVEVTSRVTSYLRRRVVTGEVLGEEPLDLPSRTLRTTAVWWTLPPELLEAHGVGADDVPGAAHAAEHAAIGLLPLVATCDRWDVGGVSTDLHPDTGAPTVFVHDAAAGGAGFAERGFTAAATWLRATAELVAACECASGCPSCVQSPKCGNGNEPLDKAGALRLLAATLAAADGDAGPAGTGARQGLAGADQERSPAGASARPPA